A genomic window from Vitis riparia cultivar Riparia Gloire de Montpellier isolate 1030 chromosome 18, EGFV_Vit.rip_1.0, whole genome shotgun sequence includes:
- the LOC117907562 gene encoding protein LYK5-like, whose product MLSWMHMPMYTLENMHNNSPSHVKCWWWRVVLIHWFLVSGLQAQQAYLNNDQLDCDNNSNNTKGFVCNGPRKSCLSYLTFRSAPPSYDSPPSIAYLLNSNPSDIATINQISDVNKIPKDTVLIVPVNCSCSGHFYQYNASYTLKYDFENYFTLANNTYQGLTTCQALKAHNPYYYRNLSVGMDLLVPLMCACPTANQTAAGFNYLLTYLVTWGDYISSIADTFGVDDIQSIFDANSLSSDLIFPFTPILVPLKNPPTRIQTTLSPPPPKSPVVPNGGGADSSKKWVYVGVGIGAALLVLLMPSGIILCLLRRRLQSRQDKPVPGAGGGTKKPSYSMENNISLSVSSGGIRHAVESLTVYKYEELQKAAGFFGEANRIKGCVYRGLIKGDDAAIKMMKGDVSEEINILKLINHSNVIRLSGFCVHKGNTYLVYEYAENGSLSDWLHGDGRIRSTLGWKQRVQIACDVANALNYLHNFTNPPCIHKNLKSSNILLDGNMRGKVANFGLARRLENEVGGGGRLQLTRHVVGTQGYMAPEYMENGLITPELDAFAFGVVILELLTGKEAAPSQNKEGRGLCVSVNEVLEGDDVRHKLRGFIDPCLTHDYPFDLAFTMAQLAKSCIAHDLNARPTMSDILIVLSKILSSSLDWDSFDDFQSTGFLSHG is encoded by the coding sequence ATGCTGTCTTGGATGCACATGCCCATGTACACTCTGGAGAATATGCATAATAATAGTCCATCTCATGTAAAATGTTGGTGGTGGAGGGTGGTTCTCATCCACTGGTTCTTGGTATCAGGACTGCAGGCCCAACAAGCCTACCTCAACAACGATCAGCTTGACTGCGACAACAACTCTAATAATACCAAGGGATTCGTCTGCAACGGCCCTCGCAAATCATGTCTTTCCTACCTCACCTTTCGATCCGCTCCACCATCCTACGACTCCCCACCTTCCATAGCCTATCTCCTCAACTCCAACCCCTCTGATATCGCCACCATTAACCAAATCTCGGATGTTAACAAGATCCCCAAGGACACTGTCCTCATTGTGCCGGTCAATTGTTCTTGTTCAGGCCATTTCTACCAGTACAACGCCTCCTACACCTTGAAGTATGATTTCGAGAATTACTTCACCCTCGCCAACAACACCTACCAAGGCCTCACCACTTGCCAGGCACTCAAGGCTCACAACCCATATTACTATCGAAACCTTTCCGTGGGTATGGACCTGCTGGTTCCTCTCATGTGCGCCTGCCCCACCGCCAACCAGACCGCCGCCGGCTTCAACTACTTGCTCACTTATCTCGTTACTTGGGGCGATTACATCTCTTCAATTGCAGATACCTTCGGTGTCGATGACATACAGTCCATATTTGATGCCAATAGCCTCTCTTCCGACCTTATTTTCCCCTTCACCCCAATTCTTGTCCCGCTAAAGAATCCTCCCACCAGGATCCAAACTACCCTCTCTCCACCGCCTCCAAAATCGCCCGTAGTCCCCAACGGTGGAGGGGCTGATTCTTCCAAGAAATGGGTTTATGTTGGGGTTGGGATTGGAGCCGCTTTACTCGTTCTTTTAATGCCCTCCGGAATTATATTATGTCTACTTCGCCGCCGTCTCCAATCTCGACAAGACAAGCCGGTCCCGGGAGCTGGAGGAGGCACGAAGAAGCCTTCGTACTCCATGGAAAACAACATATCATTATCTGTTTCTTCAGGAGGCATTCGTCACGCAGTAGAGTCCTTGACGGTGTACAAGTATGAGGAGTTGCAAAAGGCAGCTGGATTTTTCGGAGAAGCTAACAGAATTAAGGGTTGTGTATACAGGGGTTTGATTAAGGGTGATGATGCGGCCATAAAGATGATGAAAGGAGACGTGTCTGAGGAGATCAATATACTGAAACTGATCAATCATAGCAACGTGATCAGGCTTTCAGGTTTCTGCGTACACAAGGGGAACACCTACCTAGTTTATGAGTATGCGGAGAATGGGTCTCTCAGCGACTGGCTTCATGGTGATGGTCGAATTCGTTCTACTCTGGGATGGAAGCAGAGGGTTCAAATAGCCTGTGATGTGGCGAATGCCCTGAATTACCTCCACAACTTCACCAATCCCCCATGTATACACAAGAACTTGAAGAGCAGCAACATCCTCTTGGATGGTAATATGAGAGGCAAGGTCGCCAATTTTGGGCTGGCAAGAAGACTGGAGAATGAAGTGGGGGGAGGTGGACGGCTGCAACTGACGAGACATGTGGTGGGGACTCAGGGCTACATGGCCCCTGAGTACATGGAGAATGGCTTGATTACCCCAGAACTGGATGCTTTTGCTTTTGGTGTGGTGATATTGGAGCTGTTAACAGGCAAGGAAGCCGCACCTTCTCAAAACAAGGAGGGGAGGGGGTTGTGTGTGTCAGTAAACGAGGTGCTTGAGGGGGATGATGTGAGACACAAACTGAGAGGCTTCATTGATCCTTGCCTCACCCATGACTACCCCTTTGATTTGGCTTTCACAATGGCCCAGCTGGCTAAATCTTGCATTGCCCATGATCTTAATGCTCGCCCAACCATGTCTGACATTTTGATTGTCCTCTCCAAGATTCTCTCCTCCTCCTTGGACTGGGATTCATTTGATGATTTTCAATCCACTGGCTTTCTAAGCCATGGGTGA